A window from Deltaproteobacteria bacterium HGW-Deltaproteobacteria-6 encodes these proteins:
- a CDS encoding octaprenyl diphosphate synthase, whose amino-acid sequence MQISDVFAAYADEMVQIEAYLDQYISSDIKLIPEVAHHLIDSGGKRFRPLLHLICARLCGFTGESRFPLAASIEFIHTASLLHDDVIDEAVIRRGKTSANHVWGNAASVLVGDFLYSKAFTLFSIIGDLEIYRLMSKMTNTMSEGEVFQLMKCGDTNLTEAEYLSIVEKKTAVLISAACESAAVLACASNEQIQALGQYGYKIGMAFQITDDTLDYMAQEEDFGKAIGKDLEEGKMTLPLIYTLARCSQTERDMIKTTIENKSFSPETIRKIFALIQGSGGIDYSLTRAQTFIRESINDLDVFNQSPAKDHLHAVADYVLSRKQ is encoded by the coding sequence GGCCTACCTCGATCAATACATCTCGTCCGACATCAAACTGATTCCCGAAGTGGCGCACCATTTGATTGACAGCGGGGGCAAGCGGTTCCGACCCTTGCTGCATCTGATTTGTGCACGACTCTGCGGTTTTACGGGAGAGTCGCGATTTCCGCTCGCCGCATCCATAGAATTCATCCACACAGCCAGTCTCCTGCATGACGATGTCATTGATGAAGCCGTCATCCGCCGCGGCAAAACCTCCGCAAACCATGTCTGGGGCAACGCCGCAAGCGTCCTGGTTGGTGATTTTCTTTATTCCAAAGCCTTCACTCTTTTTTCCATAATCGGCGACCTTGAAATTTACCGGCTGATGTCGAAAATGACCAACACCATGTCGGAGGGCGAAGTGTTTCAGTTGATGAAGTGCGGAGATACAAATCTGACAGAAGCGGAATATCTGAGTATTGTAGAAAAGAAAACCGCCGTATTGATTTCCGCCGCCTGCGAAAGCGCTGCGGTTCTGGCATGTGCGTCAAATGAGCAAATCCAAGCGCTGGGGCAGTACGGATACAAAATCGGCATGGCTTTTCAGATCACGGACGACACCCTCGACTACATGGCCCAGGAGGAAGATTTCGGAAAAGCCATCGGCAAGGATCTGGAAGAAGGCAAGATGACGCTGCCGCTTATCTACACACTGGCCAGATGCTCTCAGACCGAACGGGATATGATTAAAACCACCATAGAAAACAAATCTTTTTCGCCTGAAACCATCAGAAAGATCTTTGCCCTGATCCAGGGTTCCGGCGGTATCGACTATTCGCTGACCCGGGCGCAAACATTTATCCGGGAATCCATCAACGATCTGGACGTGTTTAACCAAAGTCCCGCAAAAGACCATCTGCATGCAGTAGCCGATTACGTCCTGTCGCGAAAACAATAG